The sequence below is a genomic window from Silene latifolia isolate original U9 population chromosome 7, ASM4854445v1, whole genome shotgun sequence.
tcctttacatcagtaaggactcccacgggtaacttatccataatcttcgtggttagccctctctcaaacctcaaagccagattctcctcactcaaacccatatcctcagcatatctagatttctcattgaagcTGCTGTAGTACTCACCCACGAGACATCTCggccgtcatcttaaacttgtcgaactcctctctcaacttactcctcacatgttaaagtacgaactccttcctcatgaccccctacgaaactcctcccaaggtatagcgggtaacccctggttggtatatatctccttggcactcactttcactgaatcccaccatttgccactgcctccctcggatagaatgcggctgatccactctcatctcatcgggacagcgaactaaatctagtatgttctccatctccctcagccaactatcaagatggttaggctcctcaactcccttgtactccttcgggttaaacctcgcaatatagaggctaactttagcatggtcaacctccttctccttactcttatccttgtcctcattcactctcttcagggtctcagtaagagcgtcctggtgctctaacatcttgacgatgtcgtccgtagtcataagctcagctctcgcatacaaagcatttctcttgggcggcatcttgaagctatataagaaagggataaacataaacacgcgtactaaacctcaaaacacgaaaacgcgttgcccagaacctactcgatcgagtatccaaacccactcgatcgagtaacgggctactcgatcgagtgcccccatatactcgatcgagtacccaaactccagaaccaaacagaccttctgatctctaacccactcgatcgagtatctaggctactcgatcgagtgaccccctactcgatcgagtacccctagttactcgatcgagtgccccaaaactcgattctggactcaaaatcgccaaaaaccaacccgatcgagtcagcctcactcgatcaagtaccaccaatacgtaagaactacccgcatattacgtcgtatactaacatgttaactttataaatcatattatcataacaatcatgctattaattgccacgttgtaaaacattccatcatgctatcatttcatcaacaatgtctatatatataacattaattttctttcatctcatcaacttccaatttgaacatccaaccatcaacacattccatcacattgttacgcaagttactacgcacacacatgactcaacacacatttcccccatgtgaccggttcaaagttgtagggcgagttcgcgactttaggacgtctcccaagtctttgcattagctcctacaacctttaccccgggttcattttaattgactccctatgttcattaagttcattggttacaggtttcaggatcgtctctctgataccatttgtaacacccccatactccaagtgccttaccaggaccactcaggtataaggatgccaccatctcggttacccgaggcatgataaccataagacaatgaagaaacatacttaattaaataagtttaagtgattacattacaaaccaactgaagcaaaatacaactgttctcaaactataaaccaactgaaaggaactgtcctaacaaacacagcggaagactaaagactctgatatgtgatgactccatccccagctagatcccacgcgtatccaagatatacctgccaagcaactgctcaccacccccgaatggatcaccacagtttttaaaacacttaaacgggtcgtactaatcacacaactcaatatacatcaacaataagataaacagacaatttgaatgtcacacacacacacacaccaccaaccaattcccatcatctcaatcgaccgtccctttggaccgaccaccgatgggggaccgcagccgttcccacctaagccccgctcatcataccgagcgataaccctgtccattaatgtgcacatcccctttcgtggcgggttccacgaagggcgaaactagggcgtgagatcactcccgcaagtgaccccactcagccgagaacgcatctcgagaaccatcaacaaacacaaccacaatcacaatcacaatcacaatcatcatatcaaacaactaactacagcacatcaccaatatcccattatgggactaatgcgagtaggaaatcctaccggaaagcacaacacgcagacggtatctacaaattttgtctcaaaacgcctcttctacgaattctcctcctaacatataacacataaagactaccaattacttactattcataaaacccccaaatcctaaattagggtttgaccaaacctagcaaaacattatataaattatattaaaaacttaccctcgacgcaagaaatccaacgacacgaactacgatacgaactgaccgtctgaactccgggaattgttaaggatgcgattaggaagatgacttactgctttctctcttaaacaggttttaggttttggtaaaagtgaattaaaacaacgacgattatgtttaaataccctaatcgcataattaacaaaacccgagaaaactcccccgtaaaaccggacactcgatcgagtacccaaggtactcgatcgagtacccccctactcgatcgagtgcccaagctactcgatcgagtgcccaacaggtcagaaactattttattccgcaacttgcccatactcgacagagtaagggctactcgatagagtacccccaagacatataaatacggagtattacacttacCCCTTCTTCAATCTTTCGTATCTACCACAAGTACATCCACCATCACCGTCACCATTGCCATCAGATTCTAAACCAATACCTGTACTGAACGACTCTAACGGTACGTACTCCAATATTTCTCATTTTTCTCCAAATCATTATCTCTTACTATCTTGAATTATCGTATATACCTACATTGCTACATATGGTTGATACAGTGACATACCCAGAAACGATAGAGTGTTGACAGTTTGACTACTTAAGGAAACTAGACTTTGACTTTTTGACTTTGACTCTTTGATTACTTAACTGGAGGAATAGCCGACTCCCTTATAGAAGAGGTTAAACGGTGGTGCTACTCCGTAACTACAATGCTACTCGACATTATCTCGAGCACTATAACCATACATGTGAAGAGACTTCAATACAAGTACTGAAGTATATAACTAGACCGGGTAAAATTGACCCAACTCAAATAACCTGTTAGGAATAATAATCATATCAATCAAAATATGCAACAAAGTGAGTATACTTGTAAATAACCTATTAGGAATAATAATCATATCATAGAATAGAAACTTTACGTAACAAGACCCGACAACTGAGGACTCGAGCATGAATTGCAACTTGAATTAACCAGAATCGATATGACCTAACCCGAATGTTTATTATTACAAACTGGCCATTAACCATAAAAAAAGAATGACCCGACCCAATCTGAAATGACCCGAATTCTTGTAAACCCGAACTtacccgacccatacccgaccTAGTTGACCTGTCTGCGAGGTCTATACATAGCATATTTATTTTAattctttatttctttatttaataCTAACTATGGTCATACAATTTTAATTGTACAAGAAAGAACAAAATCTCCACAAAAGTGATTGTTGccattgttagggtgcaaacccatgtcccacatcggtagaataaagatggaagattatctttataagtgtctacgaggccttttgggaaggagcccaagagtaaatccgtgagggcttggcccaaagcggataatatcgtactattatgggttgtggacacagatgcagcagaggcccaacacgggatattcacgcttccgcacaacaagtggtatcagagcccaaggttcgacttgggctagacacaaAGATTCATCAGGCCAAGACTTGAAGGTGGACGTACACTATAAGGCGTGGAACTCCTATAGCTCGAGGGAGAGCTAATATGTTCGCAAGAAGCGACATGGTCTCACGGCGTTGAGACGGCATGCCGTCCAAGAGAAGATCGTCAGCGACCCGACGAGGTGGGCTGAGGCTTAATGGAGGCAACAAAAGCGGTCCATGGTAAGTCCAAAAAAGGCGGTCCGGCGTGACGTGCTGAGGCGGTGGATTCGGAccagtccagggtatattggatgcagaggagtttggtacgcaagtgtagcacaagccccgtgagacacatggtgtgtcgtttaaggggaggttatcaagacttggtgaTGCGGGTGTCTAGGTGATGGGGCTGCATGGTGTGGGGAGTTCTCCATGGAGGTCAAGGcccgagtcaagatgatggtccttggtttgaggggaggatagttagggtgcaaacccatgtcccacatcggtagaataaagatggaagatcatctttataagtgtccagaaaatataatagtacgaggccttttgggaaggagcccaagagtaaatccgtgagggcttggcccaaagcggacaatatcgtactattatgggttgtggacacagatgcagcagaggcccaacacgggatattcacgcacgcttccgcacaacagccATCATAATAGTTGCTCTGATTGTCTTCTCAGTAGCATTATGTTTGATATGCGTTTGCGTTTATCTTCTAAAATACAAAGCACGGAAAGTTGATGTCTCTACTCATGCCGAAACTTGTAAGAATTACCCATTTACATTAGCATTTGATCTTATTTACATGCTCAAAAGTCGGTATCTCCTGCTGAGTCCTGACTATTGATTCTTATTTGGAGTTCTAGCTAACCAAGATTTCACTGCCGACTCCTTGCAATATGACCTTGGAACGCTTCTTAACGCGACAAGCAATTTTTCGGATGAGAATAAACTAGGTGAAGGCGGATTTGGTGGCGTCTATAAGGTATACTTTTTAGTGAagagaataaaaaaaaaactcaaatgaTACTAATTTTTCGGACTAGAGCCAATGACCACACCCCCACACCCCCACTGCCCCCTGCAGCGGTACCGCCGCCCTTGATGCCTTTAGCTTTCCTGTTAGCTGGGCCCCTCCGCCGCTGGGTTGGCTCAAAGCCAACGTTGATGCGGCCCTTTCCCCCTCTTCTTGTTTAGCCAGTCTGGGGTGTGTCATTAGAGACTGTTCTGGGTCTTGGGTTATAGGTTGGTCACTTCGCTTCCCTGGGAGCAACCCTTCCCTGTGTGAAGTGTTTTCTATCCGTGATGGGCTTTTACGTTCTAGTGTCCTTGTGAACAATGTCTTGATTGCGTCTGATTGTCTGGATGCCGTTAACTCTATCTTGCTGTCTACTGCCCCTTGTGGTCCTTATACTAACATCATCCTTGAGTGTAGGGCCCTCTTGCAGGACTCACCCCATTTGAAGCTGAATTTTGAGAAGAGGACTGCTAACCGTGTGGCGGATGCTATTGCTCACCATTCCGTCCATGATACTAGTCCCCTTTTAGGTTGTTTTGAGTGGGCTCTTGCCCCTCCCTTTGTTGTTGATCTTTGTACTAGTGACTCTGTTTTGGCCTCTGAGCCTCTATCCCCCGACCCGCCCCCGTGATGTACTCTAAACGCTTTTCTCACTTTTAATGCATGTTCCtttcatccaaaaaaaaaaaaagatttggaTAAAACTATCTTATACGAGAATTTTTTTCCGTGTAGGGTACATTATCGAATGGGAAATTGATAGCGGTTAAGAGATTATCTGCAAACTCTAGGCAAGGCATACAAGAATTTAAAACTGAGGTATTGGTGGTAGCCAAGCTTCAACATCGGAATTTGGTGAGACTGTTGGGATTTTGCTATACTGAACGAGAGAAGCTACTTGTATACGAATATCTCCCGAACAAAAGCCTTGacaattttatctttggtacgtTATTCATTACTCCGTCCATGTTATATATGATGACCGAGTTAAAATATAATACATGTAAATGACATATGATTATCTATGATATATTAGTTCAGGAAAATCGACAACTCCTTGACTGGGAAAGGCGCTACAACATTATAAGAGGCATTGCTCGTGGGTTGCTTTATCTCCACCATGATTCTCAACTCAGAATCATACATCGAGATCTTAAGGCAAGTAATATCTTGTTAGATGACAAGATGAATCCTAAAATTTCCGACTTTGGCACCTCTAGGATTTTTGGTGTTGACCACAGCCAAAGCAACTATACAAACGCAGTCGTAGGAACATAGTAAGTAAATACGGTTActtattttaattaaatttttgTTATGCATTCCAATtatttgtttaactttgattaaaataatttGTAGTGGATATATGGCGCCAGAGTATGTGTTGGAAGGGAAATTCTCCATGAAATCAGATGCATATAGTTTCGGTGTGCTTGTCTTGGAGATAATCAGTGGAAGAAAAGTCAGGACATTTAATCAGGCTGGTAATGCCGAGGACCTTCTAAGCTATGTAAGTACTTCGTAATATGtagtcaaaaacaaaaaaattttagtagaattgtgacaaagagaatGTGATCGATATTTGTAGGCTTGGAGACAATGGGAAGCAGGAACGCCACTAGAATTTGTGGATCCAGTAATAAGAGATTCATGCTCAAATAATACCGATGTTATAAGATGCATACAACTCGGTTTGATGTGCGTCCAAGAATCCGTAGAGGATAGACCGACAATGGCTAATGTCGTCCTGACATTAGACTGTTACTCTATTACTCTACCAGTGACACATCAATAAGATTTCTTTGCAAGACCAATGGTAATCACATCTTTTCCTAAAGAAGTTAATAACTCAGACCAGTCAGCAAGTAAATCAATACCTTTATCGGTAAATGAGGACTCAGTCACTGAACTCGAACCTAGGTGAACCAAATAACAATCGACAAAAAACTGTGGATATTCCGCGTTATTGTCTACGTCGTGGGTTTATCCATTATTGACTACGTCGTGGGTTTATCCTGTGTGTTGGTAAGGTACGAGTTTCATATTCCCTAAGGCCTAAGTCAGCCATAATGAGCATGTAGTAtgtttttttgaaataaaaaagaATTATATTAGATCAAGGTTCGCAAAGGCCAAAATGGTGTGCAAAATATCCGATAACAACAATTTACCTTGTTCATACAATCTGATATATTTCTCAATTCACAATGTGGTATCGAGCTAGGTATTATTCTTCGTAAATATGCCGTATTTCTTTATTgaaatctcgttttttttctcTCGTTTCAACATGACAAATTCCGAATCAAATCAAATTATCGATCCCACAAAACCTCCCTCTTACTCGTTTATTCGTGTCGAGCAACCGGGTACTAGTATTGCTCTGATTGCTTTCAATGGCAATATCTATGACAAATGGTCACGTTCGTTCCATCTCGCTCTTATGGCCAAAGGCAAAGTGAGATATATTGATGGTACTATCTCAAAGCCGTCTGACACTTCTGTCAATTTCGAAACTTGGCGACCGACCAATGCTTTGGTCACAATGTGGATTTTGTGTACAATCGAACCCGGGTTACAAAAGCAAATCTCTCTTCACCCCGAGGCAAAACAGATATAGAATGATATAAAGAAACGTTTCTATCAAAACAATGAGGCTCGTATTTATCAGTTGCAGGCAGAGTTGCTCGCTTGCCGCCAGGATCCAACAGAGTCATTGACGGCGTATTATGGATAGATGACAACGATTTGGGATGGCTATTCTGGAACACGACACTATCCCGTCTTGTGTGATTGGTTGAATATTATCAACAACCGTCGGGAGGAGAAAAGGGTACGTGATTTCCTCATCGGACATGATGAACGCTTCGCCAAGACCCGCTCTCAAATTATTAGTTTTACTCTTCTTCTGTTAAATCATGCAACGGGTCTGGGCCGCACCCAAATGGAGGAGAGAGAGTCCGCTTTATAAGGTCAAGgaggttccactctaaaaccaattggctatagagggagtagccccttgccttataaagtgataattttctcctcttttatcaatgtgggacaaccctcacatgtggaaACTTTGGGTTTTTTCACACTCCCCCTCACATGTGAGACCCACTTTTCACACAGACTGGACAAATTCATTCAACTGAGCAACTTTGCTCGTCCAGCTGCAAACATGGCCCAGTATTAACTCAGATCGGACAAATTCAACTGAGCAACTTTGCTCGTCCGTCTCTGCAAACTTTGGCCCATGAAACCCAGGTCTTTAGacatgggctctgataccatgttaaatcatgcaacgggcctgggccgcacccaaaTGGAGGAGAGAGAGTCCGCTTTATAAGGTCAAGgaggttccactctaaaaccaattgactatagagggagtagccccttgccttataaagtgataattttctcctcttttatcaatgtgggacaaccctcacatgtggaaACTTTGGGTTTCTTTACATCTTCCCAATTTAGATCTTATTTATAATCGACTTTTACAAGATGAAAAACGCTCCGAAATTTGTCGTCTCATAAAACTGAAACCACACACAACACCATGACAGTCCATCACGGACCACAACAATCGGGGGGATATTCGTACCAATACCTCTGAACCCTCCAAATATTTTTGTCTCGCTTGCCAAAAGTCGGGTCATAGTTTGAAGTATTGATTTAATGTCATAAGGAACTTTCCCGAATGGTGGGGAGATCGTCCTCGTGACCGTATTTATTTTGGTCCAAATGAAACGGATTGGAGCAAGGCTGTTCTCGTCCCTGATATTCGTGGTCGTGCTCAGTTTGAGCATAGCAAAATCTCTGTTCCGGGCTCTGTTCCAAAAGCTCACATGGCGTCTGCCCAGAACCACATCGTTGGTAATATTGCTTCATCTTCCCGTTCATCTTTATCTGCTCTTGACAGGGTGCATCCCATCAtatgtcgggatgtttgtctcaATTTATGAATATTCGTTCTATTGCCCCCTTATCCGTTGGCCTATCCAATGGCGATCTTACTCTTGCTATtaaaactggtgacatttattTGTCTCCTCGCCTTGTTCTATGAAACGTTCTATAAGCTGACATTTTACAATGTAACCTAATTTCAGTTGCGTGCTTATTAATTGACACGTCTCTAACTATACAATTTTCGCAGCACTTATGTCAGATTCAGGACCGTGCTTCGAAGTCGGTAAATGGTGCGGGTGAACAACGCGAGGGGTTATACTATTTCAAAGAGGTTCACAAAGATGAGGTACATATTAATGCCGTTGGGACTGCTAACACGGTCGAGCTTTGGCATCAGAAGTTGGGGCATCCTTCCTCTAGTCTATCACgtttttttccttttttgcaCAATAAAAGCAAGACTTTTAACGTGAGATCAAAATCAGAAATTAAGAGCTGAAATTGTTAAGAAGACTCCAAACATTCTAAATACAGTTATTCTTCTGTATGACGAAAAGTTATTTGTGACATCTAATAATCACTTTTTCTTTTTACAATTATTTAAACGGGTTGTGAAAAATTACAAGCTTATTTCACGTCACAAATTAGAATTGGTGTTCAAAATAAGGTTACTAAAGCTCTTTCCCATCTTCTGCCGTCCAATAGACTCCTAAATATTTAATTTATCTCGTCAAAGTCAAGTAGTCAACTTCTTTTTATTAACCTCATATAGTCAGTCCTATACagtaagagcatctccaatggttaagcaaaaggacttgcttgcaaataaaaaaagttttcaagctacttgcttaaccattggagcaCTTTACATGTACTAGCTtaaattg
It includes:
- the LOC141590736 gene encoding cysteine-rich receptor-like protein kinase 8, coding for MDESPLMTVWNYRNIIGDQTRYLDAVKNMITNELAVRAAEGGSFQKFATEFINYSAIQPIYGLAQCTPNLNAYDCYAFLANQDFTADSLQYDLGTLLNATSNFSDENKLGEGGFGGVYKGTLSNGKLIAVKRLSANSRQGIQEFKTEVLVVAKLQHRNLVRLLGFCYTEREKLLVYEYLPNKSLDNFIFVQENRQLLDWERRYNIIRGIARGLLYLHHDSQLRIIHRDLKASNILLDDKMNPKISDFGTSRIFGVDHSQSNYTNAVVGT